A genomic stretch from Caloenas nicobarica isolate bCalNic1 chromosome 3, bCalNic1.hap1, whole genome shotgun sequence includes:
- the PACC1 gene encoding proton-activated chloride channel isoform X3, with amino-acid sequence MLRPEVSASYQELSEDVERASENPADEREGEMEVHEDSSSVILPDNELGTAAPSLRFSKTCLKNVFSVILLFIYLLLMAVAVFLVYQTISDFREKLKHPVMSVSYKEVSLYDAPGIAFYPGKARLLSCKHHYYDHIPPLINPGQPGDIDCTTERINYTDPFTNQTMKHALVVQGPRDVKKKELVFLQFHLNGTDQDFSAIDYLLFSSFQEFIDRLVWLTILTRELNREVTSCFLWCSNGKILLYRLFKISSQQIPGT; translated from the exons ATGCTGAGGCCAGAGGTGTCCGCTTCCTACCAAGAG CTGAGTGAAGATGTGGAGCGAGCATCTGAAAACCCAGCAgatgagagagaaggagagatgGAAGTTCATGAAGATTCCAGCTCTGTTATTTTACCAG ATAATGAACTGGGTACCGCTGCCCCTTCTTTGCGTTTCAGCAAGACCTGCCTAAAGAATGTTTTTTCAGTAATTCTCCTGTTTATTTATCTGCTGCTCATGGCTGTAGCTGTGTTCCTTGTCTACCAAACCATAAGTGACTTCAGGGAGAAGCTCAAGCACCCAGTGATGTCTGTCTCTTACAAGGAAGTGTCCTTGTACGATGCACCCG GTATTGCCTTTTACCCAGGCAAGGCTCGGCTGCTTAGCTGCAAGCATCATTACTATGATCACATCCCGCCTCTGATAAATCCAGGTCAGCCAGGAGACATCGATTGCACCACTGAGAGAATCAACTACACAGATCCTTTTACTAATCAAACTAtg AAGCATGCTTTGGTTGTTCAAGGCCCTCGTgatgtgaagaaaaaggaactggTGTTTTTGCAGTTTCATTTAAATGGAACAGACCAAGATTTTAGCGCAATCGACtaccttctgttttcttctttccaagaGTTCATCGACAG ACTAGTGTGGTTAACTATATTGACCAGAGAACTAAACCGAGAAGTGACCAgctgttttttgtggtgttcGAATGGAAAGATCCTTTTATACAGACTGTTCAAGAT ATCGTCACAGCAAATCCCTGGAACATGA
- the PACC1 gene encoding proton-activated chloride channel isoform X2 encodes MEVHEDSSSVILPDNELGTAAPSLRFSKTCLKNVFSVILLFIYLLLMAVAVFLVYQTISDFREKLKHPVMSVSYKEVSLYDAPGIAFYPGKARLLSCKHHYYDHIPPLINPGQPGDIDCTTERINYTDPFTNQTMKHALVVQGPRDVKKKELVFLQFHLNGTDQDFSAIDYLLFSSFQEFIDSPEKAEFMKDCESSYSSWKFSGGFRTWVKMSLVKTKEEDGSETVEFKQETSVVNYIDQRTKPRSDQLFFVVFEWKDPFIQTVQDIVTANPWNMIALLCGIFLALFKAADFAKLSVKWMIKIRKRHLKRKSQVMNHIN; translated from the exons atgGAAGTTCATGAAGATTCCAGCTCTGTTATTTTACCAG ATAATGAACTGGGTACCGCTGCCCCTTCTTTGCGTTTCAGCAAGACCTGCCTAAAGAATGTTTTTTCAGTAATTCTCCTGTTTATTTATCTGCTGCTCATGGCTGTAGCTGTGTTCCTTGTCTACCAAACCATAAGTGACTTCAGGGAGAAGCTCAAGCACCCAGTGATGTCTGTCTCTTACAAGGAAGTGTCCTTGTACGATGCACCCG GTATTGCCTTTTACCCAGGCAAGGCTCGGCTGCTTAGCTGCAAGCATCATTACTATGATCACATCCCGCCTCTGATAAATCCAGGTCAGCCAGGAGACATCGATTGCACCACTGAGAGAATCAACTACACAGATCCTTTTACTAATCAAACTAtg AAGCATGCTTTGGTTGTTCAAGGCCCTCGTgatgtgaagaaaaaggaactggTGTTTTTGCAGTTTCATTTAAATGGAACAGACCAAGATTTTAGCGCAATCGACtaccttctgttttcttctttccaagaGTTCATCGACAG tccagaaaaagcagaatttatgaAGGACTGTGAAAGTTCATACTCCAGCTGGAAGTTTTCCGGAGGCTTTCGAACTTGGGTCAAGATGTCCTtggtgaaaacaaaagaagaagatgGTAGTGAGACTGTCGAATTCAAacaagag ACTAGTGTGGTTAACTATATTGACCAGAGAACTAAACCGAGAAGTGACCAgctgttttttgtggtgttcGAATGGAAAGATCCTTTTATACAGACTGTTCAAGAT ATCGTCACAGCAAATCCCTGGAACATGATTGCTCTTCTTTGCGGTATCTTTTTGGCTCTGTTTAAAGCAGCAGACTTTGCTAAGTTAAGTGTTAAGTGGATGATCAAAATCCGAAAGAGACATCTGAAGAGGAAGAGTCAAGTGATGAACCACATAAACTGA
- the PACC1 gene encoding proton-activated chloride channel isoform X1 → MLRPEVSASYQELSEDVERASENPADEREGEMEVHEDSSSVILPDNELGTAAPSLRFSKTCLKNVFSVILLFIYLLLMAVAVFLVYQTISDFREKLKHPVMSVSYKEVSLYDAPGIAFYPGKARLLSCKHHYYDHIPPLINPGQPGDIDCTTERINYTDPFTNQTMKHALVVQGPRDVKKKELVFLQFHLNGTDQDFSAIDYLLFSSFQEFIDSPEKAEFMKDCESSYSSWKFSGGFRTWVKMSLVKTKEEDGSETVEFKQETSVVNYIDQRTKPRSDQLFFVVFEWKDPFIQTVQDIVTANPWNMIALLCGIFLALFKAADFAKLSVKWMIKIRKRHLKRKSQVMNHIN, encoded by the exons ATGCTGAGGCCAGAGGTGTCCGCTTCCTACCAAGAG CTGAGTGAAGATGTGGAGCGAGCATCTGAAAACCCAGCAgatgagagagaaggagagatgGAAGTTCATGAAGATTCCAGCTCTGTTATTTTACCAG ATAATGAACTGGGTACCGCTGCCCCTTCTTTGCGTTTCAGCAAGACCTGCCTAAAGAATGTTTTTTCAGTAATTCTCCTGTTTATTTATCTGCTGCTCATGGCTGTAGCTGTGTTCCTTGTCTACCAAACCATAAGTGACTTCAGGGAGAAGCTCAAGCACCCAGTGATGTCTGTCTCTTACAAGGAAGTGTCCTTGTACGATGCACCCG GTATTGCCTTTTACCCAGGCAAGGCTCGGCTGCTTAGCTGCAAGCATCATTACTATGATCACATCCCGCCTCTGATAAATCCAGGTCAGCCAGGAGACATCGATTGCACCACTGAGAGAATCAACTACACAGATCCTTTTACTAATCAAACTAtg AAGCATGCTTTGGTTGTTCAAGGCCCTCGTgatgtgaagaaaaaggaactggTGTTTTTGCAGTTTCATTTAAATGGAACAGACCAAGATTTTAGCGCAATCGACtaccttctgttttcttctttccaagaGTTCATCGACAG tccagaaaaagcagaatttatgaAGGACTGTGAAAGTTCATACTCCAGCTGGAAGTTTTCCGGAGGCTTTCGAACTTGGGTCAAGATGTCCTtggtgaaaacaaaagaagaagatgGTAGTGAGACTGTCGAATTCAAacaagag ACTAGTGTGGTTAACTATATTGACCAGAGAACTAAACCGAGAAGTGACCAgctgttttttgtggtgttcGAATGGAAAGATCCTTTTATACAGACTGTTCAAGAT ATCGTCACAGCAAATCCCTGGAACATGATTGCTCTTCTTTGCGGTATCTTTTTGGCTCTGTTTAAAGCAGCAGACTTTGCTAAGTTAAGTGTTAAGTGGATGATCAAAATCCGAAAGAGACATCTGAAGAGGAAGAGTCAAGTGATGAACCACATAAACTGA